From one Brachypodium distachyon strain Bd21 chromosome 4, Brachypodium_distachyon_v3.0, whole genome shotgun sequence genomic stretch:
- the LOC100828732 gene encoding uncharacterized protein LOC100828732: protein MMMASRAAAALRAAALQGYRRPVSTATAGAAHPESAKAKPVGDYVPVYVALGMIALSVTLGLHTARQQLAHAPNVRLDKRKRETVPEVVDPDLALDEAERFVGSSLFRKVAHVQDDRSLTAGVADPVTEYPVRKAVTLKDVGVDPPGIPEQSREGILDRILRKNHA, encoded by the exons ATGATGATGGCTTCACGAGCAGCCGCCGCTCTCCGCGCAGCCGCACTGCAGGGCTACCGGAGGCCGGTCTCCACCGCCACGGCGGGGGCCGCGCATCCGGAGAGCGCGAAGGCGAAGCCCGTGGGCGACTACGTGCCGGTGTACGTGGCGCTGGGCATGATAGCGCTGTCCGTGACGTTGGGGCTGCACACGGCGCGGCAGCAGCTGGCGCACGCGCCCAACGTCCGCCTCGACAAGCGGAAGCGCGAGACGGTGCCCGAGGTGGTCGACCCGGACCTGGCCCTCGACGAGGCCGAGCGCTTCGTCGGCAGCTCGCTCTTCCGCAAGGTCGCCCACGTCCAGGACGACCGCTCCCTCACTGCCGGCGTCGCCGACCCCGTCACAGAATACCC CGTGAGGAAAGCGGTGACGCTCAAGGACGTCGGCGTGGACCCGCCGGGAATCCCTGAGCAGAGCAGGGAGGGTATCCTCGACAGGATCCTCAGGAAGAACCACGCTTGA